One stretch of Holophagaceae bacterium DNA includes these proteins:
- a CDS encoding M15 family metallopeptidase → MFPIPPVVVQTQPDLPRAAQAAHRRHLPYAECNPQALAELAAGVQVRRNAVASLTRLLKAAEHDGVPLKVAAGFRSVETQRAAFESGAKKKGLSLRSYAWWTAPPGFSEHHTGLAVDFADPKRPKTNFTPASFSKTEAYIWLKTHAQAFGFELSFRENSGLRVAFEPWHWRFVGDEESRAIFAVARQGRVAQDGVLAPR, encoded by the coding sequence ATGTTCCCGATTCCTCCAGTGGTCGTCCAAACGCAGCCGGACCTGCCCCGCGCGGCCCAGGCCGCGCATCGGCGGCATCTGCCCTACGCCGAGTGCAACCCGCAGGCCCTCGCGGAGCTGGCTGCGGGGGTCCAGGTGCGCAGGAATGCGGTGGCCTCCCTCACCCGGCTGCTGAAGGCGGCTGAACACGACGGAGTCCCCCTCAAGGTCGCGGCTGGATTCCGCTCGGTGGAAACGCAGCGGGCGGCCTTTGAATCCGGCGCCAAGAAAAAAGGCCTCTCCTTGCGGTCCTACGCCTGGTGGACCGCGCCTCCGGGCTTCAGCGAGCACCACACGGGGCTGGCCGTGGATTTCGCGGACCCCAAAAGACCCAAGACGAATTTCACTCCGGCTAGCTTTTCGAAAACCGAGGCTTACATCTGGCTGAAAACCCACGCGCAGGCGTTCGGGTTCGAACTCTCATTCAGAGAAAACAGCGGATTGAGGGTGGCCTTTGAACCTTGGCATTGGCGCTTCGTGGGCGATGAAGAGAGCCGAGCCATCTTTGCCGTGGCAAGGCAGGGCCGGGTCGCTCAAGATGGAGTCCTGGCCCCCCGATGA
- a CDS encoding glycoside hydrolase family 3 protein: MNQLLWIGFEGMDAGAVPADIVPGGIIPFSRNLDPDPERGPARLKALLDGLQSRWGAELPLAVALDQEGGAVSRLKPWVGATPGFKAIWDRGGAGACEAWGRLWGTGLRLLGFNVDFAPVADLWDGTEGTGIGNRAASSDPAAAARAAGAFLHGLESTGVRGCLKHFPGLGGTQVDSHQALPELGDAGMIRRNASPFVALSNEDRLVMVAHVRTPATGALPASLHRGSVVDNPWGVRGRFLPDDLEMGGCTDWSWADRVRLCLEAGHEWLLVCQSGQGVRACAEALAGQPDGLSRPALAKSLAMRSNLLRPQPGPLDRPAWSAWVEQIRRASSAHPG, from the coding sequence TTGAACCAGCTGCTTTGGATCGGCTTCGAGGGAATGGATGCCGGGGCTGTTCCTGCGGACATCGTTCCCGGTGGCATCATCCCGTTTTCGCGCAATCTCGATCCTGATCCCGAGCGGGGCCCGGCCCGGTTGAAAGCCCTGCTGGACGGATTGCAGTCCCGCTGGGGTGCGGAGCTTCCCCTTGCGGTGGCCCTGGATCAGGAGGGCGGAGCCGTGTCCCGGTTGAAGCCATGGGTGGGTGCCACGCCGGGCTTCAAGGCCATCTGGGATCGGGGGGGCGCGGGCGCTTGTGAAGCCTGGGGGCGGCTTTGGGGGACGGGCCTCCGGTTGCTCGGATTCAACGTGGATTTCGCGCCTGTGGCGGACCTCTGGGATGGCACCGAAGGCACTGGCATCGGAAACCGTGCCGCCAGCAGCGATCCCGCGGCCGCCGCCCGCGCCGCCGGAGCCTTCCTGCACGGCCTTGAAAGCACCGGGGTCCGCGGCTGCCTGAAGCATTTTCCCGGGCTCGGCGGAACCCAGGTGGACAGCCACCAGGCGCTGCCCGAGCTGGGCGATGCCGGAATGATCCGGCGCAACGCTTCGCCCTTCGTGGCGCTCTCGAACGAGGACCGCCTGGTCATGGTGGCCCATGTGAGGACGCCCGCCACGGGCGCGCTCCCCGCCTCCCTGCATCGCGGCTCGGTGGTGGACAATCCCTGGGGCGTCCGGGGGAGGTTCCTTCCCGATGATTTGGAAATGGGCGGCTGCACGGATTGGAGCTGGGCGGACCGCGTGCGGCTCTGCCTTGAAGCGGGGCACGAATGGCTGCTGGTCTGCCAATCCGGGCAGGGGGTCAGGGCCTGCGCCGAAGCCCTGGCGGGGCAGCCGGATGGGCTCTCCCGCCCGGCGCTGGCGAAAAGCCTGGCCATGCGGAGCAACCTGCTCCGGCCCCAACCAGGACCGCTGGACAGGCCGGCCTGGTCGGCATGGG
- a CDS encoding response regulator: MIPEHILLVDDEGIVRSTLREALTKNGYAVEEADSGETALAMVAKKHYPVILTDLKMPGISGLELLSSIKEKDPSSLCVIITGFATMDAAIDALKKGAYDFIKKPFQTLELQVVLDRALDHARLMKKVENYQADLESRVMTRTWELHAFHEEVLRLNALLLAAQNEIELEPLVKPFLDHLRTRFNPDGWALLVPDPGSDAWSYLLKTGENNWPDERSWNDLSAIHEARECTVETGYSEGFMVPLRHGDTPLAMLILGFDGRSSFYPSDRSFLLWKRQMESALLGLHRAHALARRLAGPAGTAGRV; this comes from the coding sequence ATGATCCCAGAGCACATTCTCCTTGTGGACGATGAAGGAATTGTGCGGAGCACGCTCCGCGAGGCCCTGACCAAGAACGGCTATGCCGTGGAAGAGGCCGATAGCGGCGAAACGGCCTTGGCCATGGTGGCCAAAAAGCACTATCCGGTCATCCTAACGGACCTGAAGATGCCCGGCATCTCAGGCCTGGAACTGCTGAGCTCCATCAAAGAGAAGGATCCTTCCTCCCTCTGTGTGATCATCACGGGATTCGCGACCATGGACGCGGCGATCGACGCCCTGAAGAAGGGCGCCTACGACTTCATCAAGAAGCCCTTCCAGACCCTTGAGCTGCAGGTGGTCCTGGACCGGGCGCTGGACCACGCCCGGCTCATGAAGAAGGTGGAAAACTACCAGGCGGACCTGGAGAGCCGCGTGATGACGCGCACCTGGGAGCTGCATGCCTTCCACGAAGAGGTGCTTCGCCTCAACGCGCTGTTGCTGGCGGCGCAGAATGAGATCGAGCTTGAGCCCCTGGTCAAACCCTTCCTGGACCACTTGAGGACGCGGTTCAATCCCGATGGCTGGGCCCTGCTGGTGCCGGATCCAGGCTCGGATGCCTGGTCCTACCTGTTGAAGACCGGGGAGAACAACTGGCCCGACGAACGCTCCTGGAACGATCTCAGCGCCATCCACGAGGCCCGGGAATGCACGGTCGAAACGGGCTACAGCGAAGGCTTCATGGTGCCCCTGCGCCATGGCGACACGCCCCTGGCCATGCTGATCCTCGGGTTCGATGGCCGCTCGTCCTTTTATCCCTCGGACCGGAGCTTCCTGCTCTGGAAGCGCCAGATGGAATCGGCGCTGCTGGGGCTCCATCGCGCCCACGCCCTCGCCAGGCGCCTCGCGGGTCCGGCAGGCACGGCGGGCAGGGTTTGA
- a CDS encoding response regulator codes for MNPQSILVVDDEQGFRELLVEALRTEVSRVDSAPEADSALAMAVEQHYAVIFTDLILPGSQSGLDLIRSIRNVDRRTFCIVMTGNATTEVAIQALKEGAYDFILKPFTLVEIKASLKRALSHYATLRENEAYQTQLEEMVAERTGETMKLKEDIEHLFESFVAASVTAIESRDPSTSGHSERVAKLTVSLSEAVNRTDGGRYGPTYFTAAQLREIRYASLLHDFGKVGVPEHLLLKAKKLKSERLDHLLQRLHQRDLEQTLSLFEQAWGNGSHFDPDRLKALMNAQRRESRALAEKLQRCNEPKHLLQSELHELEALENLEFKHWSGETIPLLDPSDIECLRVRRGSLTEGERDEVRAHVSHSFRFLSRIPWTGELANVPDIAYAHHERLNGQGYPRGIAEGEIPIQSKIMAISDVFDALVAKDRPYKRAVGVEESLDILNEEAQSGLLDRNLLDIFLEARVYEVTTSHPREAP; via the coding sequence TTGAACCCCCAATCCATCCTCGTGGTTGATGACGAACAGGGCTTCCGCGAGCTGCTGGTGGAAGCCCTGCGCACCGAAGTGTCCCGGGTGGACAGCGCGCCGGAGGCTGATTCCGCCTTGGCCATGGCGGTGGAGCAGCACTACGCGGTGATCTTCACGGACCTGATCCTGCCCGGCAGCCAGTCGGGACTTGACCTGATCCGGTCCATCCGCAACGTGGACCGCCGCACGTTCTGCATCGTCATGACCGGCAACGCGACGACCGAGGTGGCCATCCAGGCCCTGAAGGAAGGAGCCTACGATTTCATCCTGAAACCCTTCACGCTGGTGGAGATCAAGGCCAGCCTAAAACGCGCCCTGAGCCACTACGCGACCTTGAGGGAAAACGAGGCCTACCAGACCCAATTGGAGGAAATGGTCGCCGAGCGCACGGGCGAGACCATGAAGCTGAAGGAGGATATCGAGCATCTGTTCGAGAGTTTTGTGGCCGCGTCCGTCACGGCCATCGAGTCCCGGGATCCCAGCACCTCCGGCCATTCCGAGCGGGTGGCGAAACTCACGGTCTCGCTGTCGGAGGCCGTGAACCGCACCGATGGCGGCCGCTACGGACCCACCTACTTCACCGCCGCGCAATTGCGGGAAATCCGGTACGCGAGCCTGCTGCATGATTTTGGGAAGGTCGGGGTGCCGGAGCATCTCCTCCTGAAGGCGAAAAAGCTGAAATCCGAGCGGCTCGACCACCTTCTGCAGCGGCTCCACCAGAGGGACCTGGAACAGACGTTGAGCCTCTTCGAGCAGGCCTGGGGCAACGGCTCGCATTTCGACCCGGATCGCCTGAAAGCGCTGATGAATGCCCAGCGGCGGGAATCGAGGGCCCTGGCGGAGAAGCTCCAGCGGTGCAATGAGCCGAAGCACCTGCTCCAGTCGGAGCTGCACGAACTGGAGGCCTTGGAGAACCTGGAGTTCAAGCACTGGAGCGGCGAGACGATCCCGCTGCTGGATCCTTCCGACATCGAATGCCTGCGGGTGCGCAGGGGCAGCCTCACCGAGGGCGAGCGGGACGAAGTGAGGGCCCACGTGAGCCATTCCTTCCGGTTCCTGAGCCGGATCCCGTGGACCGGCGAGCTGGCCAATGTTCCGGACATCGCCTATGCGCACCACGAGCGCCTCAACGGGCAAGGCTATCCACGGGGCATCGCGGAGGGCGAGATCCCAATCCAGAGCAAGATCATGGCGATCTCCGATGTCTTCGACGCCCTCGTGGCCAAGGATCGGCCCTACAAACGGGCCGTGGGGGTGGAGGAAAGCCTGGACATTCTGAATGAGGAGGCCCAGTCAGGCCTCCTGGACCGGAATCTGCTGGACATTTTCCTGGAAGCCCGCGTTTATGAAGTCACCACTTCGCACCCCCGGGAGGCCCCATGA
- a CDS encoding AAA family ATPase: MTLLPFTQKANDALVAARSKAVAEQHPEIVPPHLFQALLVPDMGLRPVLERAGLSPESLKGLQDGVDDMVGKLPKAIGGSEPQLGAGFRHFLEVASDTGRGLGDRFLATDAMLLAFSNAATDAKKLLERFGLDRKKLEAAIKESRAGARVEDEKAEEKFASLQKYAKDFTALAEAGKLDPVIGRDEEIRRVLQVLSRRTKNNPVLIGEPGVGKTAIAEGLAQRIVKNDVPESLKGIRLMGLDMGSLVAGTQYRGQFEERLKGVLKEIEESDGGIILFIDELHTLVGAGSAEGSMDAANLLKPALARGDLRCIGATTLNEYQKHIEKDAALERRFQPVYVEEPSIEDAISILRGLKERYELHHGVRIKDAALVEAVQLSSRYIADRFLPDKAVDLMDEAASSVRMQLDSRPIEIDVRERRELQLQLERHALAKEKDSISKARLKELDGEFAELKEELSRLRARWENDKKAIEQTRGQQKKLDDLRIELEQAKNRAEYERASRLEYGEIPALEKQIEAGSKNESSMLRLEVSEEDVASVVSKWTGIPVSRLLEGEIQKLLHMEARLRLRVVGQDAALVGISDALRRNRAGLADPKRPIGSFLFLGPTGVGKTEVARALAEFLFDDENAMVRIDMSEFTHEADSTRLIGAAPGYIGYEEGGRLTEAIRRRPYAVILLDEMEKAHPRVFDLFLQVLEDGRLTDGKGRTVNFRNTILIMTSNVGSSAIFKAGGHADRAQTEIQEALRAFFRPEFLNRIDEVVTFRTLDRDDMRAVAKIQLKRVEDLLAERRLGIEVSEAALGWLAEEGFDEQLGARPLKRLIQHVVVNPLSRLILEGKLEPGSMAQVGVQNAALEVVAKAVQ; this comes from the coding sequence ATGACTCTGCTTCCCTTCACTCAAAAAGCCAATGACGCCCTGGTGGCAGCTCGATCCAAAGCGGTGGCCGAACAACATCCCGAGATTGTCCCGCCACACCTCTTCCAGGCCCTGCTGGTCCCGGACATGGGACTCAGGCCCGTATTGGAACGGGCCGGGCTGTCTCCTGAATCCCTGAAGGGGCTCCAGGACGGGGTTGATGACATGGTGGGAAAGCTGCCCAAGGCCATCGGCGGTTCCGAACCCCAGCTCGGCGCTGGTTTCCGGCATTTCCTGGAGGTGGCCAGCGACACCGGGCGCGGCCTGGGCGACCGCTTCCTGGCCACGGATGCCATGCTGCTGGCCTTTTCCAACGCCGCCACCGATGCGAAAAAGCTGCTGGAGCGCTTCGGGCTGGATCGTAAAAAGCTCGAAGCCGCCATCAAGGAAAGCCGCGCAGGGGCCCGTGTTGAAGACGAGAAGGCCGAAGAGAAATTCGCCTCGCTCCAAAAATACGCCAAGGATTTCACGGCACTGGCCGAGGCCGGAAAGCTGGACCCGGTCATCGGCCGCGATGAGGAAATCCGCCGCGTGCTGCAGGTGCTGTCGCGGCGCACCAAGAACAACCCCGTGCTCATCGGGGAACCCGGCGTCGGCAAGACCGCCATCGCCGAAGGGTTGGCCCAGCGCATCGTGAAGAACGACGTGCCCGAGAGCCTGAAGGGCATCCGGCTGATGGGCCTGGACATGGGTTCCCTGGTGGCCGGAACCCAGTACCGGGGCCAGTTCGAGGAGCGCCTGAAGGGTGTGCTGAAAGAAATCGAAGAGAGCGACGGCGGGATCATCCTCTTCATCGATGAGCTGCATACGCTGGTGGGGGCTGGCTCCGCGGAAGGCTCCATGGATGCCGCGAACCTGCTCAAACCCGCGCTCGCGCGGGGCGACCTGCGTTGCATCGGCGCCACCACGCTGAATGAGTACCAGAAGCACATCGAGAAGGACGCGGCGCTGGAACGGCGCTTCCAGCCGGTCTACGTGGAGGAGCCGAGCATCGAAGACGCCATCTCGATTCTCCGGGGCCTCAAGGAGCGCTACGAACTGCACCATGGCGTGCGCATCAAGGACGCGGCGCTGGTGGAGGCGGTGCAGCTTTCCAGCCGGTATATCGCGGACCGCTTTCTGCCGGACAAGGCCGTGGACCTGATGGACGAGGCGGCCTCAAGCGTCCGGATGCAGCTGGATTCCAGGCCCATCGAGATCGATGTGCGGGAGCGCCGCGAATTGCAACTGCAGTTGGAACGCCATGCCCTGGCCAAGGAGAAGGATTCCATCTCCAAGGCCCGCCTGAAGGAGCTGGATGGAGAATTCGCCGAGTTGAAGGAAGAACTTTCGCGGCTCCGCGCCCGATGGGAAAACGACAAGAAGGCCATCGAGCAGACCCGCGGACAGCAGAAAAAACTGGACGACCTCCGCATCGAGCTGGAGCAGGCCAAGAACCGCGCCGAGTACGAGCGGGCCTCGCGGCTCGAATACGGCGAGATCCCCGCGCTGGAAAAGCAGATCGAGGCCGGCTCGAAGAATGAATCCTCCATGCTGCGCCTGGAAGTGAGCGAAGAGGATGTCGCCAGCGTCGTGAGCAAGTGGACGGGCATTCCGGTGTCCCGGCTCCTGGAAGGCGAGATCCAGAAGCTGCTTCACATGGAGGCGCGGCTCCGGTTGCGCGTCGTCGGCCAGGACGCGGCGCTGGTGGGCATTTCCGATGCCCTGCGGCGCAACCGCGCGGGACTCGCCGATCCGAAACGGCCCATCGGCTCCTTCCTGTTCCTGGGTCCCACGGGCGTGGGCAAGACCGAAGTGGCGAGGGCCCTGGCGGAATTCCTGTTCGACGACGAGAACGCCATGGTGCGCATCGACATGAGCGAATTCACCCACGAAGCGGATTCCACGCGGCTGATCGGCGCAGCGCCCGGCTACATCGGCTACGAGGAAGGCGGCCGCCTCACCGAGGCCATCCGCCGCCGGCCCTATGCGGTGATCCTGCTGGACGAGATGGAGAAGGCGCACCCGCGGGTCTTCGACCTGTTCCTGCAGGTGCTGGAGGACGGCCGCCTCACCGACGGCAAGGGCCGGACTGTGAACTTCAGGAACACGATCCTGATCATGACCAGCAACGTGGGCAGCTCGGCGATTTTCAAGGCCGGCGGCCACGCGGACAGGGCGCAGACCGAGATCCAGGAGGCCCTGCGGGCCTTCTTCCGGCCCGAATTCCTGAACCGCATCGATGAGGTTGTCACCTTCCGCACCTTGGACCGCGACGACATGCGGGCCGTGGCGAAGATCCAGCTGAAGCGGGTGGAGGATCTGCTGGCCGAGCGGCGCCTAGGCATCGAGGTCAGCGAGGCAGCCCTGGGCTGGCTCGCGGAGGAAGGTTTCGACGAGCAGCTCGGCGCCCGCCCCTTGAAGCGGCTCATCCAGCACGTGGTCGTCAATCCGCTGTCCAGGCTGATTCTCGAAGGGAAGCTGGAACCAGGCTCCATGGCTCAGGTGGGTGTGCAAAACGCTGCGCTGGAGGTCGTGGCCAAAGCCGTGCAGTAA